In a genomic window of Sinorhizobium meliloti:
- a CDS encoding sulfotransferase family 2 domain-containing protein → MIISHRHKFIFIHVPKTAGSTVSAYLAREFGPWDVQLGSWKDALGNGAKANRLALIAMFRHLSPLKIAQTLVRNHSVDSLAGVALSRRFAGRLADHSSASEIEAFDPSAWNRYFKFCFVRNPYERAVSLYNWHYRKADTRPSFSQMLCLIETGAAEKECINWKSWQLYTKNDEVVVDFVGRQERLSEDLRTVCDQIGLPFDERFLTRAKANPRRPDIRSYYKPGDRERVERLFGAEIEYFKYRFPD, encoded by the coding sequence GTGATTATATCCCATCGCCACAAGTTCATTTTCATCCACGTGCCGAAAACCGCCGGCAGCACGGTTTCTGCCTATCTCGCTCGCGAATTCGGACCATGGGACGTACAACTTGGATCCTGGAAGGATGCACTCGGAAATGGAGCCAAAGCCAATCGGCTGGCGCTAATTGCCATGTTCCGCCACCTGTCTCCACTTAAGATCGCCCAAACTCTCGTCCGCAACCACAGTGTCGATTCATTGGCCGGTGTCGCTCTCAGCCGGCGTTTTGCAGGCAGGCTCGCAGATCATTCAAGCGCAAGCGAAATCGAGGCCTTCGACCCCTCTGCCTGGAATCGATATTTCAAGTTCTGCTTCGTGCGAAACCCGTACGAGAGGGCCGTTTCTCTTTACAATTGGCACTACAGGAAGGCCGATACCCGGCCGAGCTTCTCGCAAATGCTCTGCTTGATCGAAACAGGTGCAGCCGAGAAGGAGTGTATCAATTGGAAGTCGTGGCAGCTCTACACCAAGAACGACGAAGTCGTTGTCGACTTCGTCGGTCGGCAGGAGCGCCTCTCGGAGGATCTACGCACTGTGTGCGACCAAATCGGGCTGCCTTTTGATGAACGATTTTTGACCAGAGCGAAGGCGAACCCAAGAAGGCCAGATATTCGCAGTTACTATAAACCGGGCGATCGGGAACGCGTCGAACGGCTGTTCGGCGCCGAGATCGAATATTTCAAGTATCGTTTTCCCGACTAG
- a CDS encoding ABC transporter ATP-binding protein, whose product MSVKDRKEREVDTEKIAGVLRRVIAENGRDHIRGYAFAIACLMVVAATTAFTAWISETVVNEAFANKRGDVVLLVCFSIFAAFVLRGLATYGQAVALSKIGNNIVARYKRRLYTHLMALSIGFFQEKRSTHLTAKINQNISGIRDVLNMTVTSVARDVLTLVGLVGVMISKDWLLSLITFIGAPPLLLGLRYISRRLRLATREAVEANSRVLGAMQETIQGISIVKAFTMEDELGRKVEGIIKGAENRANRIARLSERTAPLTETFAGLAISGVLAYAAFRTIYSNVAPGALFAFVTALLLAYDPVRRLARLQVSLERAAVNARMLYEILDTVPHQRDLPGATQLAFSEATVEFRDVRFSYGNGEEVLKGVSFLAEGGKTTALVGPSGAGKSTIISLIPRFYDPQSGVILIDGQDIAAVTKQSLRNGLAYVSQQAYLFEGSIRDNIRYGRPEATDAEVEEAARLAYAHDFILAQPQGYDTPVGEQGMTLSGGQRQRLSIARALVRNAPILLLDEATSALDTESEAAVQKALDQAMSGRTVIVIAHRLSTVVNADKIVVMKEGLVVEEGTHEELARRTDGVYARLHNIQGGFLELTAGADAT is encoded by the coding sequence TTGAGCGTTAAGGATCGAAAAGAGCGCGAGGTCGATACTGAAAAGATCGCTGGGGTCCTAAGGCGCGTCATTGCCGAAAACGGCCGCGACCATATCCGCGGCTATGCCTTTGCCATTGCGTGCCTGATGGTTGTGGCTGCAACGACGGCCTTCACCGCTTGGATCAGTGAAACGGTGGTCAACGAAGCTTTCGCCAACAAGCGCGGCGACGTCGTTCTACTCGTCTGCTTCTCGATATTTGCTGCCTTTGTGCTAAGAGGCCTGGCGACTTATGGGCAAGCCGTCGCTTTATCGAAAATCGGCAACAATATTGTCGCACGCTATAAGCGCCGGCTTTATACGCATCTGATGGCGTTGAGCATTGGCTTTTTCCAGGAAAAGCGCTCGACGCACCTCACCGCCAAGATCAACCAGAACATCTCCGGCATCCGCGACGTGCTCAATATGACGGTCACCTCGGTCGCCCGCGATGTCCTGACCTTGGTCGGCCTTGTCGGCGTCATGATCAGCAAGGACTGGCTGCTCTCGCTCATCACCTTCATTGGGGCCCCTCCCTTGCTCCTCGGGCTTCGCTACATTTCCAGGCGGCTGCGTCTGGCGACGCGCGAAGCGGTCGAGGCGAACAGCCGCGTACTAGGCGCGATGCAGGAAACCATTCAGGGCATTTCCATCGTCAAAGCCTTCACGATGGAGGACGAGTTGGGCCGCAAGGTCGAGGGGATCATCAAGGGCGCGGAGAACCGCGCCAACCGCATCGCGCGCTTGAGCGAACGGACGGCGCCGTTGACGGAGACCTTTGCAGGCTTGGCAATTTCGGGCGTGCTTGCCTATGCGGCTTTCCGCACCATCTACAGCAACGTGGCCCCGGGTGCCTTGTTCGCTTTTGTAACGGCGCTTCTCTTGGCATACGACCCGGTGCGGCGCCTCGCTCGCCTGCAGGTGTCGCTGGAGCGCGCTGCCGTCAACGCCCGCATGCTTTATGAGATTCTGGACACGGTTCCGCATCAACGTGACCTACCCGGGGCTACTCAACTGGCCTTCAGCGAAGCGACCGTCGAGTTTCGAGACGTGCGGTTCTCCTATGGCAATGGCGAGGAGGTCCTCAAGGGAGTTAGTTTCCTGGCGGAAGGTGGCAAGACTACCGCGCTCGTTGGCCCGTCCGGAGCCGGTAAATCGACGATCATCAGCCTCATTCCACGCTTCTACGATCCACAATCGGGTGTGATCCTGATCGACGGGCAAGACATAGCCGCTGTTACTAAGCAGTCTCTGCGCAACGGGCTCGCCTATGTCTCACAACAAGCTTACCTCTTTGAAGGTTCTATCCGCGATAACATCCGCTACGGCCGACCCGAAGCGACGGACGCGGAAGTAGAGGAAGCGGCCCGGCTTGCCTATGCGCATGATTTCATCCTCGCGCAGCCACAGGGGTACGACACGCCAGTGGGCGAACAAGGTATGACGCTATCCGGCGGCCAGCGCCAGCGTCTTTCGATCGCCCGGGCGCTCGTCCGCAACGCGCCCATTCTCCTTCTGGACGAGGCTACCTCGGCTCTTGATACGGAGTCGGAAGCAGCTGTTCAGAAGGCACTCGATCAGGCGATGAGCGGCCGCACGGTCATTGTGATCGCTCACCGGCTTTCCACCGTCGTCAATGCTGACAAGATCGTCGTGATGAAGGAGGGGCTGGTCGTCGAGGAGGGGACGCACGAGGAACTCGCGCGCCGCACGGACGGCGTCTACGCTCGCCTCCACAACATCCAAGGCGGCTTTTTGGAATTGACTGCCGGAGCCGATGCCACTTAG
- a CDS encoding polysaccharide pyruvyl transferase family protein, giving the protein MADKRYSDARTICREQISTGDPSGFWRHYESFVDELASSCRHQEVSGSKIKIALFNDTDFRVNIGCRLTSQGLKQQILDAFPGAEITSIGFNFSAFRKEFPKSASAEGYGLSDIETRLSAAYGEDAVDHIAAADFVILQPEGSLDHRTTAEGLATFFTPILTSRKLRKPFALLNGTIPIYEGERSDYLTGLFRELGHVAARDEISAEHYGIEFLVDAAFLRISPAPVAERDGCLITTGARNNAEEDVEILKAALKVCEAQKLRPVVLTHAVERFSPYEAEIIGRGGIFAETASIEHAAETISKCRLHIGGRYHMAIFSILCNVPSLLFDVQTHKNQWLERYSPLITLVHPHTDLDAAAAAVLSSGVSKGHPGPTAAEKYVHFLKRAMADQPL; this is encoded by the coding sequence GTGGCAGACAAAAGGTACTCGGACGCTCGCACGATTTGCCGGGAGCAGATATCGACAGGCGACCCATCCGGCTTTTGGCGGCATTACGAGAGCTTCGTTGACGAGCTCGCAAGCTCCTGCCGACACCAAGAAGTGTCTGGTTCGAAAATCAAGATCGCTCTGTTCAACGACACAGACTTCAGGGTCAATATCGGATGCCGGCTGACAAGCCAAGGGCTCAAGCAACAGATTCTAGATGCGTTCCCGGGCGCCGAGATCACATCCATCGGTTTCAATTTCTCAGCCTTCAGAAAGGAGTTCCCGAAGTCCGCATCCGCTGAAGGATATGGACTCTCGGACATTGAAACCCGGCTTTCTGCCGCATATGGCGAAGACGCTGTTGACCATATAGCGGCCGCCGATTTTGTGATCCTTCAGCCGGAGGGATCGTTGGACCACCGGACAACGGCAGAAGGGCTTGCAACTTTCTTCACTCCTATTCTTACCTCCAGGAAACTGAGGAAGCCATTTGCTCTATTGAACGGAACGATACCTATCTACGAAGGCGAACGATCGGACTATCTCACAGGGCTCTTTCGCGAACTCGGCCATGTAGCTGCACGCGACGAAATCTCGGCGGAGCATTACGGGATCGAATTTCTGGTGGATGCCGCATTCCTCCGAATATCGCCAGCACCTGTGGCCGAACGCGACGGTTGCCTGATAACCACCGGCGCCAGAAACAATGCCGAAGAAGATGTTGAAATCCTCAAGGCTGCACTGAAGGTCTGCGAGGCGCAGAAGCTTCGCCCCGTCGTTCTTACGCACGCAGTTGAACGCTTCTCACCATATGAGGCCGAGATCATTGGCCGTGGCGGCATTTTTGCTGAGACGGCCAGTATAGAACATGCTGCCGAGACGATCTCAAAATGCCGCCTGCACATCGGCGGGCGATATCATATGGCGATCTTCAGTATCCTCTGTAACGTTCCTTCTCTCCTCTTCGACGTTCAAACACACAAAAACCAGTGGCTAGAGCGCTACTCTCCTCTGATAACGCTTGTGCATCCGCACACGGACCTCGATGCCGCGGCAGCCGCGGTGCTGAGCAGTGGCGTATCGAAGGGACATCCGGGACCAACGGCCGCGGAGAAATACGTTCATTTCCTAAAACGCGCTATGGCTGATCAGCCGTTATAG